The following nucleotide sequence is from Roseivirga sp. BDSF3-8.
AAGCCCTTAGTTCAAAAGGCCTTGCCTGCACACCGTTTTCTATTTCTACCGCGTCGCTTTGACCCTGCTGGCGCGAGGCGATACCCGTGATAAAGAGCCTGCCGAATTGTAGCTGAGTTTTTACCCCAAATAGACTCTGTGAACCAGTGATAAGGCTATTGCTCACCGGCATACTCACGTTACCTATCTCTATTTTCTGTATGATCTCTTCCTCAAAACCAGTGTATTCAACTTTAAAGTCGTTTTCAAAGTCGAAGGTGTTGTTGTTATCAAAGTTGGCCAGAAGCTGAAGTTTCTCGCCTACTTTACCCACCACATTCATGTTGATGTTCTGGTCGAAGATAAACCCCCCGTTACGCTGCTGCCTGATAGGGATGGCCGGGTTATCTATTCGCTGCCACTGACCACCGAAGTCCAGTGTCACAAAGCCGTTAGGCTGCAGGTCTACGTAGCTTCCGCCAAATATCCGGTCGAATACCGGGCTGATGTAGATAGGCGGTATAAGCTGCCTGCCACTTACCGCACTTTCCCCGTCCAGCCCTATAGATTTTGTGCGCCAGTAGTTTTGGATCGCCTGCCGTTCCATGTAGGCATTGAATTCCTCAAAGGTCATCTCAGAAGGCGGGCGGTAGTTCAGGTCACCTATGCGCTCGTAAACATTGTAGCGCACTGCGGTATCAAATTCTACCTCTACATCCATTTGGGTAGGCGTGCCTAGTAGGAGGGGGGAGTTGCTCGGCCCTTCAGATAGCGGATCGCCAAACCGGTCCGTTTCCTGGTAGATGGGGCGCCTGCTCGGCTCATAAGGCCTGTCAAATCTGCTGCTGTCTTGCTGTGAAGCACGGGAAGTATCCTGCCTGGTACTGGTTTGGCGGGCAATAAAACTATCCACAGTCGTGCCGGGCTCAAACCGGTCCGACGCCAGATTCTCCACAGGATTTAGCCCACACATGGCCAATGCCACCCCGGCAACGAGAGATTTGGAAAACATTTTAGTAGGTAGCAGGTTCAAAGTTTAGGATCGGTTTACGCAGATTTCAGAGCTAATTTAATAAGTTCTTCGACGGTGGGCGTACCTGAAGCCTTTTTTAATATCCCGTCGATAGTTTTTTCTGCTGCGGGTTTAGCAAACCCTAGAGTGATTAAAGCGGTCAACGCTTCTTCCCTTACTAAATTGTTTGAAACACGTCCAATATTATCTCCCCCCGTGGCTTCGACCCCGTCCTTTCTAAGCTTGTCCTTCAGTTCCAGGATAATACGCTGAGCCGTTTTTGCACCGATACCCTTTACCCGCTGTATCGTTTTTACCTCTTCGTTCACAATAGCCTTGCGTACCTCATCCGGTGACATGGCGCTAAGTACTGTGAGGGCAGTATTTGGGCCTACGCCTGAGATGCCAAGCAGGTCCAGGAATAGCTTTTTTTCATCCGGAGCGGTAAAGCCGAAGAGCGTGTGAGCGTCTTCTTTGATATGGAGGTGGGTAAAAAGCTTGCAGCTTTCACCCGGAGGCAGGGAATTATAAGTATTAAGGCTGATTTTTACCTCGTACCCGAGTCCGCCCGTGTCTATTACGACATGGGCGAATTCTTTGTGTACGAGTTTTCCTTCTACATATGCGATCATTTGTATCTGGTATCTTGTGTTTGAGCATCTACCACGGCTATCGCCACCATGTTGACGATCTCTCTGATAGAGCTGCCTAACTGCAGGATATGGACAGGCTTGTTCATGCCCAGCAATACAGGGCCTATGCCTTCCGCACCACCCATTTCCATCAGTAGCTTGTAGGCAATATTACCGGAAGCCAGGTCAGGGAATATGAGCGTGTTAGCACCCTCCTTAGCCAGGGCGCTAAAGGGGTAGTTCTCCTGCTGGAGCTGCGGATTCAGGGCAATGTTTGCCTGAATGTCCCCTTCCACCACCAGATCAGGCCACTTTTCGTGTGCTTTTCTGACAGCTTCAGCCGTCTTTGCCGGCACCTCCCCCTTACTGCTTCCAAAGTTAGAATAAGAGAGTACTGCTACACGTGGCTCCAGGCCGAAGAACCGGACACCCTCTGCCGTGCTGCCTATGATGTCCACAAGCTGGTCCGCAGTAGGTGTTACATTCAGAGTCGTATCGCTAAAGAACCACGTGCCCCGGTTGTTAGATAGGATATACATACCAGCCACACGGTCCGCACCCGGGCGTACCCCAATTACCTGCAGGGCAGGGGTAATCGTCTTAGGGTAGTCTTTGGTCAGACCGCTGATAAGCGCATCCGCCTCGCCCATTTCCACCATCATAGCGCCAAAGTAGTTACGGTCTCGCATTAGTTTGGTAGCTTCATAAGGAGTCACCCCTTTGCGCTTTCTTTTTTCATAAAGCACCTGGCCGTATTCAGCGGT
It contains:
- the ruvA gene encoding Holliday junction branch migration protein RuvA, which codes for MIAYVEGKLVHKEFAHVVIDTGGLGYEVKISLNTYNSLPPGESCKLFTHLHIKEDAHTLFGFTAPDEKKLFLDLLGISGVGPNTALTVLSAMSPDEVRKAIVNEEVKTIQRVKGIGAKTAQRIILELKDKLRKDGVEATGGDNIGRVSNNLVREEALTALITLGFAKPAAEKTIDGILKKASGTPTVEELIKLALKSA